The region GCTAAACACTTTGCGGCGCTGTCTACCAATGGTAAAGCCGTAGCTGAATTTGGTATCGACACCGCTAACATGTTCGAATTCTGGGATTGGGTTGGTGGTCGCTACTCTTCTTGGTCTGCGATCGGTATGCCAATCGCTTTGTCTCTGGGCTTTGAAAACTTCGAAGCACTGCTGGAAGGCGCGTTTGAGATGGATACCCATTTCGCCACTGCGACTTATGAACAAAATATCCCTGTGCTGTTGGCCCTGATTGGCCTGTGGTACAACAATTTCTACAAAGCGGAATCCGAAGCGATCCTGCCGTATGACCAATACATGCACCGTTTTGCTGCTTATTTCCAGCAAGGCAACATGGAATCGAATGGTAAATATGTTGACCGTAACGGTAACAAAGTCGATTACCAGACTGGCCCAATCATTTGGGGTGAGCCAGGTACCAACGGTCAACATGCGTTCTATCAGCTGATCCATCAGGGTACTAAGCTGATCCCTTGTGATTTCTTGGCACCAGCTATCAGCCACAACCCAGTGGGCGATCATCATCCGAAACTGCTGGCTAACTTCTTTGCTCAGACTGAAGCACTGGCGTTTGGTAAATCGAAAGAAGCGGTGGAAGCTGAATTCTTAGCGGCGGGTAAAACACTGGAACAGGTGAAAGACCTGGTGCCATTTAAAGTGTTTGAAGGTAACCGCCCAACCAACTCCATTCTGTTTAAACAGATGACGCCAAAAACACTGGGTGCACTGATCGCTATGTACGAACACAAAATCTTCGTACAAGGTATTATCTGGAATATTTTCAGTTTTGACCAATGGGGTGTTGAGCTGGGTAAACAACTGGCGAACAAGATCCTGCCTGAGCTGAATTCTGCTGCGGCAGTCACCAGCCATGACAGCTCGACCAATGGTCTGATCAACACTTGGAAGGCGTGGAAGGCGTAATTTTATTTTCGTGACCCATACTAAAAAGCCCCCTATAAAAATAGGGGGCTTTTTTATTCATCAACATCAGCGTATCAATCGACGACTAACGTTAATTTATTCTCTTCATTAAATAAAACTACTTGGTTGCGGCCATTATTTTTGGCTTTATACAAGGCGGTATCGGCGCGGATTAATGCTGCCTCTGCAACTAAGTCATTATCGGCGACACATGAAATACCGAAGCTGGCGGTGATCATGAGTGGCATATCGGAAGCACCAGCTAACTGAAAAGGCGTGCCGTTAATTATCTGTTGCAGCAGTTCCGTTCTTTTTCTGGCATCGAGAGGGTAGGTTTCCGGCATCAGGATGGCAAATTCTTCTCCGCCGATACGCGCTAGGAAATCTGTTTTACGAATATGATCGCGTAAACGCCAGGCAAATTCGGTTAATACATGATCACCGGTAGCATGACCAAAGGTATCGTTGATCCGCTTGAACCAGTCAATATCAATCATTACCACACTGAACGGGTGTCGATAGCGTAGAAAACGCTGAAATTCTTGCGTCATTCTCAGATCAAATGCACGGCGGTTGGCTAAGCCAGTTAACGCATCTGTTTCGGATAGGTGACGTAGTTGCTGTTCTGCTTGCTGACGCGCGGTGACTTCGCGTTGCAACCGGCGGTTGGTGCGGTAAATCCAAGTGCTTATCCCTGCCAGTAATAATGCCAATAAAGATGAAATGGTGGCAATGCGCAGATAGCGCGACATGTTCGGCTGATAATTATCGCTATTGTATATGAATCGACTTAGCATGTGCTCATCAACAATGCGTTGATGTTCGGTCATTACTTCGGCAATTCGCAACCAACGCCCTGGGTTCATGTGCCCAATTTCGATAATATCGGGCTGCATGAGATTCCACATGGCCTTGGCTTCAAAGCGCAGATGGCCACGTGTTTTCTGTGGCGCGTATTTTTGCATGATCAAATCGATGATTTCTTCCGGATTCGCCATAGCATAACGCCAGCCATCCATGCTTGCCTTGCGAAAAGCGGCTACTCGCTCGGGATGATCTTTCAGCTCACTCTGGGAGGTAAACAAAACATCACCGTAAAAATCAATGCCATAAGTGCGAGGATCGATCAGTCGGTAGGGAATGCCTTTTTGTTCCAACAGATAAGGCTCGTTGGTCACGTAACCATCGTAGGCGTCAATTTTTCCATCGATAAGCGGTTGCAAATCAAAGCCTGTCTGGATGAGATTGAGTTTTTCTGGCGGGATGCCTTCGGCACGAAAAGGTTCTAATAGCTCCAGACTTTCACTTAATGGAAAAACAGTCATGAGCCGTTTTTTCATCATATCGTGAATGTTCTTAATATCGGATTTTTCCAGCACGATCCAACTGACTGCAGAATGTTGTAATGTCGCGGCGAGTACGACCACTGGTTTACCGTTCAGGTAATCCAGCACCAATCCTGAATTAGATATTCCATATTGGGCATCACCTTTAACCACTGCATCGACCGGTGAAACAAATGAACCGTTGTAACCATTCGGGCGTAATTCGACATCCAACCCTGCTGCCTTATAAAAGCCTTTTTCAACCGCAGCGTAATAACCAGCAAACTGAAACTGATTCACCCATTTCAACTGCACAACAATATGTTCAGCAGCAAAGGACAAGGGGCTAAAACAGAATACAAAGAAGAATGCTATCCACCGGGAACCTGCCATCAGTCTGTCCTTTTACATGCGGTGAAACTTACGCTATTGATTAAAAAGGGAATGCCGAAAAGCCCTCGTCAGTAGTATAGATGTTTGTAGCAGACAAGGTCATGTGATGACAAAACTTATTATGGTCAAACGTTAAAACAAGCAAAAAGGGGCTCATTTGGCGTATTTTGTTTATTCTGTGATTTAAGTCACTCTTTGTGGTTGGAGCGGAGAGTGAGAATTAGTGATTCAAATCACAAAAAATGGGGGTTGGAGCAGTGTTGGGATGCTAATTAGCCAACTCGTTGCTGTTTTTGTGTGATCAATATCACGATAAAGCTGGGTGGAACGCCATGAATAATTGACGTGCTTCACAAAAGCCCCCGTTCTCAAACCTAATTGTGTAGAAAGTGATAGATTTATTAGTGAGACAAAACAAATCGCGGATCGGCAAATCCGCTATCACAATCCACCATTAATCAGGCATCGAACGGGGTGTTTTATGCTATCACCAGATACCAAGGTCAAGATACAAAATTTTGGCCGTTTTCTCTCCAACATGGTTATGCCCAACATTGGCGCATTTATCGCGTGGGGGTTTATTACGGCGTTGTTTATTCCAACCGGCTGGCTGCCAAATGAAACGTTAGCCAAACTAGTTGGTCCAATGATTATGTACCTGTTGCCATTACTGATCGGTTATACCGGCGGTAAATTAGTTGGCGGCGAACGTGGCGCGGTAGTGGGTGCGGTTACCACTATGGGTGTTATCGTTGGTACGGATATTCCAATGTTCATGGGCGCGATGATGGCTGGCCCACTGGGCGGCTGGGCGATCAAACACTTTGACCGTGCTATCGAAGGTAAAGTGAAAAGCGGTTTTGAGATGCTGGTTAACAACTTCTCTGCCGGTCTTATCGGTATGGCGTTGGCAATCGTTTCTTTCTATCTGATTGGACCATTTGTTAAAGGTCTGTCTACTGCGTTGGCCGCTGGAGTAGGTTTCCTGGTTGCTCATAGCCTGTTACCACTGACCTCTATCTTTGTTGA is a window of uncultured Tolumonas sp. DNA encoding:
- the pgi gene encoding glucose-6-phosphate isomerase — protein: MKNINPTQTKAWKALEAHFAANKDRQLSELFAADPARFDKFSTTYKDNILVDYSKNLITDETLDLLIDLAHEVDLRSAIDAMFNGEKINHTEGRAVLHTALRNRSNRPVMVDGKDVMPEVNAVLAKIKTFCDNVISGEWKGYTGKAIQHVVNIGIGGSDLGPVMITEALRPFKNHLQMHFVSNVDGTHIAETLKNVDPETTLFLVASKTFTTQETMTNALSARDWFVNIAGDQAHVAKHFAALSTNGKAVAEFGIDTANMFEFWDWVGGRYSSWSAIGMPIALSLGFENFEALLEGAFEMDTHFATATYEQNIPVLLALIGLWYNNFYKAESEAILPYDQYMHRFAAYFQQGNMESNGKYVDRNGNKVDYQTGPIIWGEPGTNGQHAFYQLIHQGTKLIPCDFLAPAISHNPVGDHHPKLLANFFAQTEALAFGKSKEAVEAEFLAAGKTLEQVKDLVPFKVFEGNRPTNSILFKQMTPKTLGALIAMYEHKIFVQGIIWNIFSFDQWGVELGKQLANKILPELNSAAAVTSHDSSTNGLINTWKAWKA
- a CDS encoding diguanylate cyclase is translated as MAGSRWIAFFFVFCFSPLSFAAEHIVVQLKWVNQFQFAGYYAAVEKGFYKAAGLDVELRPNGYNGSFVSPVDAVVKGDAQYGISNSGLVLDYLNGKPVVVLAATLQHSAVSWIVLEKSDIKNIHDMMKKRLMTVFPLSESLELLEPFRAEGIPPEKLNLIQTGFDLQPLIDGKIDAYDGYVTNEPYLLEQKGIPYRLIDPRTYGIDFYGDVLFTSQSELKDHPERVAAFRKASMDGWRYAMANPEEIIDLIMQKYAPQKTRGHLRFEAKAMWNLMQPDIIEIGHMNPGRWLRIAEVMTEHQRIVDEHMLSRFIYNSDNYQPNMSRYLRIATISSLLALLLAGISTWIYRTNRRLQREVTARQQAEQQLRHLSETDALTGLANRRAFDLRMTQEFQRFLRYRHPFSVVMIDIDWFKRINDTFGHATGDHVLTEFAWRLRDHIRKTDFLARIGGEEFAILMPETYPLDARKRTELLQQIINGTPFQLAGASDMPLMITASFGISCVADNDLVAEAALIRADTALYKAKNNGRNQVVLFNEENKLTLVVD